The genome window TACCGACCAGCCCCGCATCTTCGAAAGCGGCTTTACGGGACAAAATGGCCACCAAACTACCAAGTCGACGGGGATGGGGCTATACTTTGTCAAACAGGTCACCGACCAGCTCAATTTTAGCGTCCGGGTCTTCTCACCGAACGACCACAGCACGGTCGCTGAGCTGATTTTCCCTCCCGATAACATCAGCTGATTCTTACAAAACTGTAAGGTTCTGTACGCTCCTGTAAGTAGGAAACGCCACGGGGCCTTTTTATAATGGAGTTAATCAAGAAAAGGGAGGACCAGATTATGGCCTTATTATATCTAAACCACGTCCAAAAAACATTCGACGCCGACACTAACCACCAGGTCGCCGCGCTAAAGGACGTTAACTTTAGCGTTGACCAGGGAGAGTACGTTGCCATCATGGGTGAATCGGGGGCCGGAAAGAGTACCCTGCTCAACATTATTGCGACCTTGGATAAAGCCACGAACGGTTCCGCTGTTTTAAACGGACAAGACCTCGGTGAGCTAGGCAAAGACGATGCGGAACGGTTCCGCCGTGAACACCTCGGCTTTGTCTTCCAACGGTTTAACCTCCTTGATAGTTTAAGCAACCGGGACAACATCTACCTCCCGCTAGTACTAGCTAAGACGAAGCCAGCGGAAATGGAACGCCGAATTAAGCCCCTGGCGAGCCGTCTGCGAATCGCGCCAATTATCGACCATTACCCAGCAGAGGCCTCTGGTGGACAGCAGCAGCGGGTGGCGATTGCCCGGGCCCTAATCACCAACCCCGACCTGCTCCTAGCCGATGAGCCCACCGGTGCGCTGGATTCCAATACCAGTCAGGAAATTCTGCGCCTCTTTGACGAGGTGAACTAGAATGGGCAAACCATTATTATGGTTACCCACAGCGCGGCCGCGGCCAGCCACGCCAAGCGCATGCTGTTTATCAAGGATGGCCGGATCTACCATGAACTGTTCCGTGGTGACCAAAGCTTGAAACAATATCAGGACCAAATTAGCAACACAATGATTACCTTGACGAACGGGGGTGAATAGCCATGCTGTTCATTCAACTCCTTAATTCCAGCTTCAAGCGCAACTTGCGGGTGTACGGCTCCTACCTGCTTGCCACCAGCATGATCGTTGCCATCAATTATATCTTTGCCGCAATCAGCGCTAACCAAAGTTTGAAAAGCCTGGGCACTGGTGCCGTTACCGGGTCGCTCTTAAAGCTGGGGAGCACCTTCATTATCCTGGTGACCGCGGCCTTTCTCCTTTACGTCAACCGTTTCCTTTGGCAGCAACACAGCCAGGAAATCGGCCTATACAGTATGCTGGGAATGACCAGCAAAACCTTTCCCTCCTTACCGTGCTGGAGAAGTGCTATTTGCTGGTGATCAGCCTCGTCGCCGGATTAGTTACCGGTGTAATCTTCGAAAAGCTCGCCTTCCTCGGCCTGAACCGCCTCCTTGAAATCGGCAAACTCCACCAGCCCTGGGCCGTCCCGGGGGCGCTGGTTAAAACCGCTGGCTTGATTGCCTACTTTTTCTTCATCCTGATGGCTATCGACCTAGTTAAAATCCACTTCATGAAGCCGACTAGCCTATGGCACGCTAGCGCAATGGTCCCCAAGCACCACGGGACCATGTTCAGCCTCGCTGGCGGCCTGGGAATTGCCATGCTGGCCGGTGCGTATTACATCACATTGACCACCAAGCCAAAAATTACCGCGCTGAACCACTTTATGTTAGCAGTAATCCTGGTTGTCATCGGTACCTACCTCCTCTTCATTGCCGGCAGTGTCCTCTTCCTGAATTGGCTCCGGCACCAATCGGGCTTCTATTACCAGCCACGGCACTTCATCGCGATTTCTGGAATGCGGCAGCGGATGGAGCAAAACGGCGCGGCCTTGGCGACAATTTGCCTTTTATGTACCGCGGTCCTGGTTATTCTCTTCACCGCTTTGACCCTTTATACCGGAATCCAGAATACCGTCCATTCCTATACCCCTACGGACATGACAATCGTTACCAACCAGCCCTTGTCAAGCGCGCAGCGCCAAGTGATTAAGCATACGGCTGCGGACCACCACGCCAAGCTCAGCCAGCTCACCTCTTACCAGGCAACTACTGCTCAATTTGGCTACTGGAAAGGCCAGCGATTCGTCAACCAGGGAGCACTAAGCAAGATGAATACGGACACTTCCAGCGCCCTTATCCTGGTCAATGCCAATACCTACCAGCGGCTCACTGGCAGCCACGCGAACCTAACCGCCAAGCAAGCACTGCTTTATTCCCCAGCTAAACCGCGTTCAGGAAGGTTAACGGTTAATGGCCAAATATACCAAACTAAGGCCATCCACCGGCTCAGCTTTGCCTTTAACCCGGACCACTCGATCTACACACCAGCCTTTATGGTGGCCAGGGGCTTCCAACGATGTCCGTAACGAGCTTTAATTACCAGCTAGCCGGCAACAAGAAGCGGCTTGCCTTTGAAACCGCCCTCCAGCAAAATCTGGGCCTGCCAAACTCGCAGGTTACCGGCCAAACGACCATCACCGCCCTCCTCAAACAGATGTATGGCGGCCTCGTATTTGTTGGTATTTTAATCAGTCTGGCGCTGGGAATCACTACCACCATCGTCATTTACTTCAAGCAAATTTCGGAGGGTTACGCTGACCAGCAACGCTTTACCACTATGCAGCAAGTCGGCCTCAGCGAGCGTGAAACGACTAAGAGCATCCACAGTCAGGTGCTAATGGTCTTTATGCTGCCAATTATTGGCGCAATCGTCAACCTGCTCTTTGCCCTTCCAGCAATCCGTCAAATCATGATCCAGCTTAGCTTTTACAACCAAAAAGCCATGGTCATCATTGCCGGAACGATAACCCTCGCACTCTTAGCCATCTACTTAGTAATATACGGTTTAACGACCAGAATCTATCACCAAATTGTCGAAAAAAGATAGTTTAAACGTAAAAACGACGCCAGATCTGTTCCATCTAGCGTCGTTTCCTAGTTACAGCACCGGTGACAGCAGGCGGGAGAAGTATTGTTTAAACTTCCGCCAGTTCGACTGCTGGGCAAAATATTCTGGCGTCAGCAGGGTGCTATCCTGAATGTCATCTTCAAAAATATGCTTGAGCTGGGTGGTCAGCGCCTCATTGTAGCAAAACGCATTGGCCTCCCAATTCAGTCGGTAGCTCCGGTAATCCTGGTTCGCCGAGCCGACCGATGAGAGGTTCTCGCCACTGACCACCATTTTAGCGTGCAAAAAGCCGTGATTGTACTTATAAACCTTGACCCCGTTATCAACCAAGTATTTGGCGTAGTACTCTGTTGCCCGGTACACAAAGGGGTGGTCGGGCATACAAGGGATCATCACCCGGACGTCAATTCCGCTACGGGCCGCGATAATCAAGGATTCCAAGATTGGTTCACCAGGAATCAAGTACGGCGTTTGAATATACACGTATTGCCGCGCCGAGCTGATGATTGATTCATAGGCCCGCCGGATGGCAAAGTTATCATTATCCGGTCCTGAGGAGACAATCTGCATTGCTACATCCTGACCAGGGTCACTTGGCCGCTCGATTTCCAGGTCCGCCAGCATTTTATCCAGGTCAACCCGTTCCTTCTTCGTCTTCCGGCAGGTCGTATTCCAGTCCATCCCGAAGCGGGCAGTCAGCGCAATTACCGCTTGGCCCGCAACCCGCAGGTGGGTATCCCGCCAGTAGCCAAATTTGGGATCCTCACCGAGGTACTGGTCCCCAATGTTAAAGCCCCCGATATAGCCGAGCTTGCCATCAATCGCCACAATTTTGCGGTGCAGGTGGTAGTTCAGCCGGGGTGTCGATAGTCGCTTGTTTGACTTGGAATTAAAGGGCTGCGCCTCGCCCCCTAATTCCTCCAGGTGAGCAAAGAACTTATAAGTGGTCCCATGCGACCCGCTGAGGTCGTAGAGGACCTTAACCGTCACTCCCCGTTCGGCAGCCCGTTCTAAAGCCGCTAGGACCCGGTGACCAAGTTCATCCGCGTAGAAAGTATAAAATTCAACATAAATGTGGTCCTGAGCGTGGTCAAAATCCCGAATCATCTCGGAAAACAATTTTTGACCATCAATAAAAACCCGGACCCGGTTGTTAAAGGTCACAATCGCGTCATCCAGGCTTGACGATAGGCTTACCAACTGCCGCGCCCGGGCAAGCCGACCGCTTTGCAAGAGGAGCTGGTGTTTCTCCAGCAGTGCCTCTTGCCGGGCAATTAACCGCTCCCGGAAGCTTTCCTGCTCACTCCGAATGCTAAAAATATCCTCATTTGATATTTTACGACCGACAAATAGGTAGGCGATAAAACCGATCACTGGAAAGACCGATAGCACCAACAACCATGCCCACGTCGACGCGATGTCGCGCCGGGTCCGAAAGACGGTCCAGACCGCAAAGGCAATGTTGATTAGCCACAGCACTTCAATCACGCGCCGGACAATGTCCCATGTCCAAACTATGTTCATCTTGCTCTCCTCTTAAATTAAATTTTCTTAATTATACCATTCATCATTCCCTTCGTTGCCCAAACAAAAAATCTCCGAATCAGCTGACCCAGAGATTTTTGCTGCTTTAATTTTGCCCTAAAATAATGACGGCAAGGAAGTAAAGAAGGTAATCAGGCCGAAAATGATTGCCGGGAAGTTGGCCCAGAACACAGCCCAGTCCCGCTCGCGCTTGAAGTAAGCGTAGATGCACCATAACAGACCGTTGATTGCGGCTACCAGCGGCTGGAGGGGCGCACCGTAGCTGCCGTGCAAGTTATTAATGATTTGTGGAATGTAGGAAACATACATACAAATCGCAATTACCGTCGCAATCTTACTTAAAATACTAATAAATTTAGTCTCTTTCATGATCTCATGTCCTCTTCAATTCTATCTGTGCGTTATTCAGTGGCCGCCTTTAATGCCAGGGCAAAGTCACCAATGGTAGCAGATCCGTTGTTCTTCGCTAACGGCATGGTAATGTATTCATCAACGTTGCCAACGTCAACATAGTTATTCAACAGTTTCTTGAATTCACGCCGCACCTTCTTCAGGAATTCTTCGCTGACGACCCCGCCACCGAAGATGAGTTGCCCAGGCCGGAACATCAGGGTTGCGTCCAGAGCTGCTTGGGCCACGTAGTAAGCCATGATGTCCCAGACGTGGTCGGTCAGCGGTACGTCCTTCCCCTTCTTACCGGTCCGGGCTTCAAAGGTTGGTCCACTGACCAAGCCTTCCAGGCAGTCGCCGTGGAATGGGCAAATTCCCTTGAAGTCCAGGTCGTCAGGGTGCCGTTTCAGCCGGATGTGACCCATTTCTGGGTGTCCCAGTTCACCGACAAATTTCCCGTCGATGACTGCTCCAGCACCGCAACCCGTCCCAATCGTGTAGTAGACGAGGGAGTTGATCCGTTTGTTGAAAAGGGTCGACAGTACGTATTCACCGTATGCTGATCCGTTAACATCCGTGGTCCAGGCAATCGGAATGTTGAAGTGCTTCTTGAGTGGGCCGACAAAGTCAGTGTCCGCCCATCCCTTCTTTGGGGTGTTGGTAATGTAACCATACTTTGGCGAACTCTTCCGAATTTCAATTGGACCAAATGAGGCGATCCCGATAGCTGACAGGTCATCCTTATACTGGTCAAAGAATTCGATGCACTTCTGCAGGGTTTCTTCTGGGGTGGTGGTTGGGATGTGGACCGAGTCCTGAATTTGGTAGTTGATATTACCGACTGCACAAACAAACTTGGTTCCACCAGCTTCAATACTTCCTAGTACCATGTTCAGTTCCTC of Limosilactobacillus oris contains these proteins:
- the cls gene encoding cardiolipin synthase: MNIVWTWDIVRRVIEVLWLINIAFAVWTVFRTRRDIASTWAWLLVLSVFPVIGFIAYLFVGRKISNEDIFSIRSEQESFRERLIARQEALLEKHQLLLQSGRLARARQLVSLSSSLDDAIVTFNNRVRVFIDGQKLFSEMIRDFDHAQDHIYVEFYTFYADELGHRVLAALERAAERGVTVKVLYDLSGSHGTTYKFFAHLEELGGEAQPFNSKSNKRLSTPRLNYHLHRKIVAIDGKLGYIGGFNIGDQYLGEDPKFGYWRDTHLRVAGQAVIALTARFGMDWNTTCRKTKKERVDLDKMLADLEIERPSDPGQDVAMQIVSSGPDNDNFAIRRAYESIISSARQYVYIQTPYLIPGEPILESLIIAARSGIDVRVMIPCMPDHPFVYRATEYYAKYLVDNGVKVYKYNHGFLHAKMVVSGENLSSVGSANQDYRSYRLNWEANAFCYNEALTTQLKHIFEDDIQDSTLLTPEYFAQQSNWRKFKQYFSRLLSPVL
- the scrK gene encoding fructokinase ScrK encodes the protein MVLGSIEAGGTKFVCAVGNINYQIQDSVHIPTTTPEETLQKCIEFFDQYKDDLSAIGIASFGPIEIRKSSPKYGYITNTPKKGWADTDFVGPLKKHFNIPIAWTTDVNGSAYGEYVLSTLFNKRINSLVYYTIGTGCGAGAVIDGKFVGELGHPEMGHIRLKRHPDDLDFKGICPFHGDCLEGLVSGPTFEARTGKKGKDVPLTDHVWDIMAYYVAQAALDATLMFRPGQLIFGGGVVSEEFLKKVRREFKKLLNNYVDVGNVDEYITMPLAKNNGSATIGDFALALKAATE